In the genome of Pseudomonas sp. B33.4, the window GCGTACCGGCAACAGACGGCTGCCGGGCGTGATGATCGGCGCGCCATCCGGCACCAGTGCCCAGCGCTTCAGCCAGGGTTCGAAAATATCAGCCACCGTCACGCTCGCGGACCTTGGCGCTCTCGGCAAGAAACTGTTCGAGCCGGCTCAACTGCTCTTCCCAGCCACGGCTGTCCATGAAATAGGCCTCTTTCTGGCGAACATCGGGAATATGCGCGAAACCCGACTCGGAAACCTTGAGAAGTGTGCCGTCCTCGTAATCCTGCAGCTCGAATTTGACCAGCGTGGTCGGCTCCTGGGAATAGTCGATTTTCGGGTTCACCGCATACGGATGCCAACGAAAGGAAAACAACTGCTGCGGCTCGACCCGCTCGATCAGCACATTCCATAGCACATGTTCATAACCCGGATACGTGACCTGCCCTTGCGTCCATTCGCCGGCAATAAACCGCCTGCCCTCCAGCGCCACGCCAAACCACTGGCCAAACGCCTCGGCATCGACCAATGCACGCCAGACATGGGAACGCGGCGCCTTCAGCGAAATCTTGCGTTCGAAACTATTGGGTACTGGTTTCATACGTCACCTCCTGTTCTGAACACTAGGACTGTATGACCACATGTCCAATGTGAAGTTGTATCAAGCGGCTATTTGGTAGACATCGAAGGTGCACCGCAGTGTCTACACTGATTAGTTATTTCCCCACGTGGCGGAACACACCATGCAGTTTTTGCGATTCATCAGCCTATGCACGTTGCTGCTGACGCTTTGCGCTTGCGTCACCTCCGTCGATCACTGGAGCAAAGCGGGCGCGACCCAGACGGCGATTGACCACGACAAGGCTGAGTGTCAGTACCAGGCCAAATCAGCAACGGCCAGTTACAGCAGCACACCTTCGAATAAAAGCATGGAGGCCGCTGTCGGCGCCGGCGTGGGTGATGGCATCGTGGTGGCCGAGAAACAAATCGAACTGACCAATGATTGCATGCGTCTGCGCGGCTACAGCGGCAGTTGAATCTCATCGCTACAATGCCTGCTATTTCTGATATCTACAGCGAGAACTCCGATGTCCCCACGCCTGCTTCTGGCCCTGACCCCCTTTCTGTTCACTCCCCTCGCCCACGCCGCCGTCGACTGCGCCAATGCCAGCGATCAAGCGACGATGAATCAGTGCGCCGGGCAGGACTTCAAAGCGGCGGACAAGGATTTGAACAACGTGTACCAACAGATCACCGGGCGTTTGAAGGACAACCCGGATGGCAAGAAGCTATTGGTCAGCGCGCAGCGGGCGTGGCTCGGATTTCGGGATGCCGAGTGCAAGTTTTCATCATCGGGAGTTACTGGCGGGAGCGTTTATCCGTGGGTTTACAGCAGTTGTCTGACGGGGGTGACCAAGCTGCGGGTTGAGTCGCTGAAACAGTATTTGAAGTGTGAAGAAGGTGACATGAGCTGCCCGGTGCCTGGGGCCTGATTTTTTGCGGCGGTATTGAGGGATCTTTCGCGAGCAGGCTCGCTCCCACATTGGAACGCTTTTCAAATGTGGGTCAACGCCCTTGCAATGCGTTGCGCACGATCATGTTTTGCTCAGACCTGTGCGAATCGGCCCTGTGCACAGTCGCGCACACGACAGGTGCACCACTACGCAGACTCTCCTCCAGCACATGCCGTAGCCGTAACAATCCCTCACGTTGCATTGCCAGGTTGGCCTCGATCTGTCGTATCTCATCCATACGGATATCGATTTGCTCGATGGTCAGCGATTTCGAACAACTGCCATCCTGCAGGAACAGACCGCGAATGGTGTCGAGAGAAAAACCGAGCCGCTGCGCGTCGCGCACCAATATTAATCGGGCAACAGCCGCCTCTGCGTAATGGCGATATCCATTGGCGTCACGGGTAGAAGGCTCCAGCAAACCTTGCTCCTCGTAATAGCGAATGGCCGAAGCGGCAAC includes:
- a CDS encoding SRPBCC family protein, producing MKPVPNSFERKISLKAPRSHVWRALVDAEAFGQWFGVALEGRRFIAGEWTQGQVTYPGYEHVLWNVLIERVEPQQLFSFRWHPYAVNPKIDYSQEPTTLVKFELQDYEDGTLLKVSESGFAHIPDVRQKEAYFMDSRGWEEQLSRLEQFLAESAKVRERDGG
- a CDS encoding MerR family transcriptional regulator; the protein is MKIGEVSKRTGVAASAIRYYEEQGLLEPSTRDANGYRHYAEAAVARLILVRDAQRLGFSLDTIRGLFLQDGSCSKSLTIEQIDIRMDEIRQIEANLAMQREGLLRLRHVLEESLRSGAPVVCATVHRADSHRSEQNMIVRNALQGR
- a CDS encoding lysozyme inhibitor LprI family protein codes for the protein MSPRLLLALTPFLFTPLAHAAVDCANASDQATMNQCAGQDFKAADKDLNNVYQQITGRLKDNPDGKKLLVSAQRAWLGFRDAECKFSSSGVTGGSVYPWVYSSCLTGVTKLRVESLKQYLKCEEGDMSCPVPGA